A single window of Jiangella alkaliphila DNA harbors:
- the groES gene encoding co-chaperone GroES translates to MSVSIKPLEDRIVVKPLEAEQTTASGLVIPDTAKEKPQEGEVVAVGEGRWDDEGEKRIPLDVKVGDVVLYSKYGGTEVKYGGDELLILSGRDVLAIVQK, encoded by the coding sequence GTGTCGGTCTCCATCAAGCCACTCGAGGACCGCATCGTGGTCAAGCCGCTCGAAGCGGAGCAGACCACGGCGTCCGGGCTCGTCATCCCTGACACCGCCAAGGAGAAGCCCCAGGAGGGCGAGGTCGTCGCCGTAGGCGAGGGCCGCTGGGACGACGAGGGCGAGAAGCGCATCCCGCTCGACGTCAAGGTCGGCGACGTGGTGCTCTACTCCAAGTACGGCGGCACCGAGGTGAAGTACGGCGGCGACGAGCTGCTCATCCTCTCCGGCCGTGACGTTCTGGCGATCGTCCAGAAGTGA
- a CDS encoding class I SAM-dependent methyltransferase: protein MQTATFDALRTAAGAALLAEATAAYGREDGFALGTRLRRTHDPDLVAAALTQARLRARATDKFAPADAARMFFTVDGYEQATRVAVARHRAARLATALGPGAAVADLCCGVGGDLVELARAGLTVTGVDVDPLTADMATANAEALGVRAEVVCADATTVDRTAYAAVVCDPARRGGRGRVFDPDAYRPPWSFVLELLAGTACVKVAPGLPHERIPGRVEAEWVSERGEVKEAALWSGGLAGDGARVGRRATLLPSGATLTDRDDPGPVVRPLGEFLYEPDGAVIRAGLVTAAAARVGGGLIDPSIAYVTADAAVSTPFARGYLVLDTLPYDVKALRRYVRDHGIGVLTVKKRGVGVEPEKLRAAVRPRGDRTATFVVTRVAGTATVIVADPL, encoded by the coding sequence GTGCAGACGGCCACGTTCGACGCGCTCCGGACCGCCGCCGGCGCCGCGCTGCTGGCCGAGGCGACCGCGGCGTACGGGCGCGAGGACGGGTTCGCGCTGGGCACCCGGCTGCGGCGGACGCACGACCCGGACCTGGTGGCGGCGGCGCTGACGCAGGCCCGGCTGCGGGCCCGCGCGACGGACAAGTTCGCGCCGGCCGACGCGGCCCGGATGTTCTTCACGGTGGACGGCTACGAGCAGGCGACCCGGGTCGCCGTCGCCCGGCACCGGGCGGCGCGGCTGGCGACGGCGCTCGGGCCCGGCGCGGCCGTCGCGGACCTGTGCTGCGGCGTCGGCGGCGACCTCGTCGAGCTGGCCCGGGCCGGGCTGACGGTGACCGGCGTCGACGTGGACCCGCTGACGGCGGACATGGCGACGGCGAACGCCGAGGCGCTGGGCGTGCGGGCCGAGGTCGTGTGCGCCGACGCGACGACCGTGGACCGGACGGCGTACGCGGCGGTCGTCTGCGACCCGGCCCGCCGCGGCGGCCGCGGCCGGGTGTTCGACCCCGACGCGTACCGGCCGCCGTGGTCGTTCGTGCTGGAGCTGCTGGCCGGGACGGCGTGCGTCAAGGTCGCGCCCGGACTGCCGCACGAGCGGATCCCCGGCCGCGTCGAGGCGGAGTGGGTGTCCGAGCGCGGCGAGGTCAAGGAGGCCGCGCTCTGGTCCGGCGGACTCGCCGGCGACGGCGCCCGCGTCGGGCGGCGGGCGACGCTGCTCCCGTCGGGGGCGACGCTCACCGACCGGGACGATCCTGGGCCGGTCGTCCGCCCGCTGGGCGAGTTCCTGTACGAGCCGGACGGCGCCGTCATCCGGGCCGGCCTGGTGACGGCGGCGGCCGCGCGGGTCGGCGGCGGCCTGATAGACCCGTCCATCGCGTACGTCACCGCCGACGCCGCCGTCAGCACCCCGTTCGCCCGCGGCTACCTCGTCCTCGACACGCTGCCCTATGACGTCAAGGCGCTGCGCCGGTACGTGCGCGACCACGGCATCGGCGTGCTGACGGTGAAGAAGCGCGGCGTCGGCGTCGAGCCGGAGAAGCTGCGGGCGGCGGTCCGGCCGCGCGGCGACCGGACCGCGACGTTCGTCGTCACCCGGGTGGCCGGCACGGCGACGGTGATCGTCGCCGACCCGCTCTGA
- a CDS encoding NUDIX domain-containing protein: MAGKQSAGILLHRAGPDGVEVLLGHMGGPFWAKKDAGAWSLPKGEYDDTETPEAAARREFTEELGLPVPAGELVELGTVKQSGGKTVTAWALRGDLDPGAVVPGTFELEWPPRSGHTQEFPEVDRVAWFPLDVAREKIVKAQAAFLDRLAGLVS, from the coding sequence ATGGCGGGCAAGCAGAGCGCGGGGATCCTGCTCCACCGGGCCGGACCGGACGGCGTCGAGGTGCTGCTAGGGCACATGGGCGGGCCGTTCTGGGCGAAGAAGGACGCCGGCGCGTGGTCGCTGCCGAAGGGCGAGTACGACGACACCGAGACGCCGGAGGCGGCCGCGCGGCGCGAGTTCACCGAGGAGCTGGGCCTCCCGGTGCCGGCCGGCGAGCTGGTCGAGCTGGGCACCGTCAAGCAGTCCGGCGGCAAGACGGTGACGGCGTGGGCGCTGCGCGGCGACCTCGACCCCGGCGCCGTCGTGCCCGGCACGTTCGAGCTGGAGTGGCCGCCGCGCTCCGGCCACACCCAGGAGTTCCCCGAGGTCGACCGCGTCGCGTGGTTCCCGCTCGACGTCGCCCGCGAGAAGATCGTCAAGGCCCAGGCCGCCTTCCTCGACCGCCTGGCCGGGCTGGTCAGCTGA
- a CDS encoding glycerophosphodiester phosphodiesterase — translation MSVPRIPPITFAHRGAMARERENTLSAFELALRLGASGLESDAWVSADGVVVLDHDGVVGPRFRRRPIAELPRSELPAHVPSLAELYAACGTDFELSLDVKDPAAFAPVVAAVRAGGAPERTWLCHPSLSVVTAWRAQASDVRLVDSTRVSRLQDGVRGRARTLAARGVDAVNLHRLDWTPIYVDLFHEVGVHAFGWDAQSRSAIDQLLATGVDAVYGNHVDRLVAAVARFS, via the coding sequence ATGAGCGTCCCCAGGATCCCGCCCATCACGTTCGCGCACCGTGGCGCCATGGCGCGGGAGCGCGAGAACACGCTGTCGGCGTTCGAGCTGGCGCTGCGCCTGGGCGCGTCGGGCCTCGAGAGCGACGCCTGGGTGAGCGCCGACGGCGTCGTCGTGCTGGACCACGACGGCGTGGTGGGGCCGCGGTTCCGGCGCCGGCCGATCGCGGAGCTGCCGCGCTCGGAGCTGCCGGCGCACGTGCCGTCGCTGGCGGAGCTGTACGCCGCCTGCGGCACCGACTTCGAGCTGTCGCTGGACGTCAAGGACCCGGCCGCGTTCGCGCCAGTGGTCGCGGCGGTCCGAGCGGGCGGCGCGCCGGAGCGGACCTGGCTGTGTCACCCGTCACTGTCGGTGGTGACCGCGTGGCGGGCGCAGGCGTCCGACGTCCGGCTGGTCGACTCCACCCGGGTGAGCCGCCTGCAGGACGGCGTCCGCGGCCGGGCCCGCACGCTGGCGGCGCGCGGCGTCGACGCGGTCAACCTGCACCGGCTGGATTGGACGCCGATCTACGTGGACCTGTTCCACGAGGTCGGCGTGCACGCGTTCGGCTGGGACGCGCAGAGCCGCTCGGCCATCGACCAGCTGCTCGCCACCGGCGTCGACGCCGTCTACGGCAACCACGTCGACCGCCTGGTCGCGGCGGTCGCCCGCTTCAGCTGA
- a CDS encoding glutamate--cysteine ligase has protein sequence MQIPFTSSTHSSLGVEWELQLVDPETRELTSGAVEILDEIRPAGADEHPKAKHELLQSTIEVVTGVCQTVGEARADLAETVRTVAKAADRRGLALMCAGTHPITNWNSQKISPKPRYEQLVENLQWLARRLQIFGVHVHVGVRSPEKVIPIVNALTSYVPHFLALSASSPYWVGHDTGLASARSKVFEALPTAGLPYQLSGWDQFESYMGTLISTRTIDSVREVWWDIRPHPDFGTVELRICDGLPTLDEVCTIAALAQCLVERLDREIDRGYRLPSPKNWVVRENKWRAARFGLDAEIIVDDQDTVVPVRRALLDLADELMPIARRLSCTAELAGIERIVAQGASYQRQRTIAEANGGDLTKVVDSLLEEMATGL, from the coding sequence ATGCAGATCCCCTTCACGTCGTCCACCCACAGCAGCCTGGGCGTGGAATGGGAACTGCAACTGGTCGACCCCGAGACCCGCGAACTGACCTCCGGAGCCGTCGAGATCCTGGACGAGATCCGCCCGGCCGGCGCCGACGAGCACCCCAAGGCCAAGCACGAGCTGCTGCAGTCGACCATCGAGGTCGTCACCGGGGTGTGCCAGACGGTCGGCGAGGCCCGGGCCGACCTCGCCGAGACGGTGCGCACGGTGGCCAAGGCCGCCGACCGCCGGGGCCTGGCGCTGATGTGCGCCGGCACCCACCCGATCACCAACTGGAACAGCCAGAAGATCAGCCCGAAGCCGCGCTACGAGCAACTCGTCGAGAATCTGCAGTGGCTGGCCCGCCGGCTGCAGATCTTCGGCGTCCACGTCCACGTCGGCGTGCGCTCGCCGGAGAAAGTCATCCCGATTGTCAACGCGCTGACGTCGTACGTGCCGCACTTCCTGGCGCTGTCCGCCTCGTCGCCGTACTGGGTGGGCCACGACACCGGACTGGCGTCGGCGCGCAGCAAGGTGTTCGAGGCGCTGCCGACGGCCGGGCTGCCGTACCAGCTGTCCGGCTGGGACCAGTTCGAGAGCTACATGGGGACGCTGATCTCCACCCGCACCATCGACTCGGTCCGCGAGGTCTGGTGGGACATCCGCCCGCACCCCGACTTCGGCACCGTCGAGCTGCGCATCTGCGACGGCCTGCCCACGCTGGACGAGGTGTGCACCATCGCCGCGCTGGCCCAGTGTCTGGTCGAACGGCTGGATCGCGAGATCGACCGCGGCTACCGGCTGCCGTCGCCGAAGAACTGGGTGGTCCGCGAGAACAAGTGGCGCGCGGCCCGGTTCGGCCTCGACGCGGAGATCATCGTCGACGACCAGGACACCGTCGTGCCCGTGCGCAGGGCGTTGCTCGATTTGGCCGACGAACTCATGCCCATTGCCCGTAGACTGTCCTGCACCGCCGAACTCGCCGGCATCGAACGCATTGTCGCGCAAGGTGCCAGCTATCAGCGGCAACGGACAATTGCAGAGGCGAACGGCGGTGATTTGACCAAGGTCGTCGACAGCCTCTTGGAAGAGATGGCAACGGGGTTGTGA
- a CDS encoding amidohydrolase: MTYDWLASWLDLHTDELIALRRMIHARPELGLKEHQTTDLLVRQLTMSGLEPRVLPRGTGVVVDIGTGSRTVALRADIDALPLPDLKDVPYRSTVDGVCHACGHDAHTVMALGAAMALAKVPQLPGRVRVIFQPGEEIMAGAREVIAAGALEGVERAFALHCDPRLPVGQVGVRSGPITAACDLVEVRLSGPGGHTARPQLTVDIVDTISRIAVDAPALLARQIDIRAGFSLVWGSVQAGGPPNAIPSEGVLRGTVRVLDHAAWADAEKYVRAVVRDLAHPSGARVEIDYERGVPPVVNDEASVTLMRQALAAELGAHAVTGTSTSMGGEDFAWYGEHVPLALARIGVHGSALAKMGDLHQGDFDIDEKALGYGVRAFVSTALAALTASR; this comes from the coding sequence GTGACCTACGACTGGCTTGCGAGCTGGCTCGATCTTCATACCGACGAACTCATCGCGCTGCGCCGCATGATCCACGCGCGGCCCGAGCTCGGCCTGAAGGAGCACCAGACCACCGACCTGCTCGTCCGGCAGCTGACGATGTCCGGCCTCGAGCCGCGGGTCCTGCCGCGCGGCACCGGCGTGGTCGTCGACATCGGCACCGGCTCGCGCACCGTCGCGCTGCGCGCCGACATCGATGCTCTGCCGCTCCCGGACCTCAAGGACGTCCCGTACCGCTCCACCGTCGACGGCGTCTGCCACGCCTGCGGCCACGACGCGCACACCGTCATGGCGCTCGGCGCGGCCATGGCGCTGGCGAAGGTGCCGCAGCTGCCCGGCCGGGTGCGGGTGATCTTCCAGCCCGGCGAAGAGATCATGGCCGGCGCCCGCGAGGTCATCGCCGCCGGCGCGCTCGAGGGCGTCGAGCGGGCGTTCGCGCTGCACTGCGACCCGCGGCTGCCGGTCGGCCAGGTCGGCGTGCGGTCCGGGCCCATCACGGCGGCCTGCGACCTCGTCGAGGTGCGCCTGTCCGGCCCCGGCGGCCACACCGCGCGGCCGCAGCTGACCGTGGACATCGTCGACACCATCTCGCGCATCGCGGTCGACGCGCCGGCGCTGCTGGCCAGGCAGATCGACATCCGCGCCGGGTTCTCGCTGGTGTGGGGGTCGGTCCAGGCCGGCGGCCCGCCCAACGCCATCCCGTCCGAGGGCGTCCTGCGGGGCACCGTCCGGGTGCTCGACCACGCGGCCTGGGCCGACGCGGAGAAGTACGTCCGCGCCGTCGTCCGCGACCTCGCGCACCCCAGCGGCGCCCGGGTCGAGATCGACTACGAGCGCGGTGTGCCGCCGGTGGTGAACGACGAGGCCAGTGTCACGCTGATGCGCCAGGCCCTCGCCGCCGAGCTCGGCGCGCACGCCGTCACCGGCACGTCGACCAGCATGGGCGGCGAGGACTTCGCCTGGTACGGCGAGCACGTGCCACTGGCGCTGGCCCGCATCGGCGTGCACGGCAGCGCGCTGGCGAAGATGGGCGACCTCCACCAGGGCGACTTCGACATCGACGAGAAGGCGCTGGGCTACGGCGTGCGGGCGTTCGTCAGCACGGCGCTGGCCGCGCTGACCGCGTCGCGCTGA
- a CDS encoding glycoside hydrolase family 3 protein — translation MRRLILLLAGAVLLASCGSGGDGDTGGSSDDDADTPATTSSAPTTSPSPTPTTAPPLAWGPTQDEYDQAAAIVADLPVERQAGQVIVARYAGLEPPVERIADLGLGGVILMGDNVESPQQVTDATAAIQEAGGDRGYPVIVGIDQEGGTVARITEPATEFPAYMTLGASRDTELAAQVAQASGEELRAMGLTMVFAPDADVTTGADDPTIGTRSASSDPQVVAETVQASLRGYAESGIVAVPKHFPGHGSVPADSHEELPVQTSSLDELRARDFVPFQAAVEAGAEAIMVAHIDVEAVDPGVPSSLSPEVIGLLRDELGFEGAVVTDAQDMAAISDGYGSGAAAVRALAAGADIVLMPADVEAAHTAIVDAVASGELPADRLAEAATRGVALMLHEAAGPAPDAAAVGSHEDLSYAESLGGVTVVAGACAGPLVDGVIRVVGGEEADRVRFDEAAAAAGLTTDAGAPTTVRLLGGTEPGSGDVVVALDRPYALGASDAPVKIALYGRTPGAFRALAEVLAGTSPARGTLPVPVDGAEQQGCPG, via the coding sequence ATGCGGCGACTGATCCTCCTCCTCGCCGGCGCGGTGCTGCTGGCCTCCTGCGGTTCCGGAGGCGACGGCGACACCGGCGGCTCCAGCGACGACGACGCCGACACCCCGGCCACGACGTCGAGCGCACCGACCACCAGCCCGTCGCCGACCCCCACGACCGCCCCGCCGCTGGCCTGGGGACCCACGCAGGACGAGTACGACCAGGCCGCCGCCATCGTCGCGGACCTGCCGGTCGAGCGGCAGGCCGGCCAGGTCATCGTCGCGCGGTACGCGGGCCTCGAGCCGCCGGTCGAGCGCATCGCCGACCTCGGGCTCGGCGGCGTCATCCTCATGGGCGACAACGTCGAGTCGCCGCAGCAGGTCACCGACGCGACCGCGGCCATCCAGGAGGCCGGCGGCGACCGCGGCTACCCGGTCATCGTCGGCATCGACCAGGAGGGCGGCACGGTCGCGCGGATCACCGAGCCGGCGACGGAGTTCCCCGCCTACATGACGCTGGGCGCGTCCCGCGACACGGAACTGGCTGCGCAGGTCGCGCAGGCCAGCGGCGAGGAGCTGCGCGCCATGGGGCTGACCATGGTGTTCGCGCCCGACGCCGACGTCACGACCGGCGCCGACGACCCCACCATCGGCACCCGGTCGGCGTCGTCGGACCCGCAGGTCGTCGCCGAGACCGTCCAGGCGTCGCTGCGCGGCTACGCCGAGTCGGGCATCGTCGCGGTGCCCAAGCACTTCCCGGGGCACGGCTCGGTGCCGGCCGACAGCCACGAGGAGCTGCCGGTGCAGACGTCGAGCCTGGACGAGCTGCGTGCCCGCGACTTCGTCCCGTTCCAGGCGGCGGTCGAGGCCGGCGCCGAAGCGATCATGGTCGCCCACATCGACGTCGAAGCCGTCGACCCGGGCGTGCCGTCGTCGCTGTCGCCGGAGGTCATCGGCCTGCTGCGGGACGAGCTCGGCTTCGAGGGCGCGGTCGTCACCGACGCGCAGGACATGGCCGCGATCAGCGACGGCTACGGCTCCGGCGCGGCCGCCGTGCGGGCGCTGGCCGCCGGCGCGGACATCGTGCTCATGCCGGCCGACGTCGAGGCCGCGCACACCGCCATCGTCGACGCGGTCGCGAGCGGCGAGCTGCCCGCGGACCGGCTGGCCGAGGCGGCCACCCGCGGCGTCGCGCTCATGCTGCACGAGGCGGCCGGCCCGGCGCCCGACGCGGCCGCCGTCGGCTCGCACGAGGACCTCTCCTACGCGGAGTCGCTGGGCGGCGTGACGGTGGTCGCCGGAGCCTGTGCGGGGCCGCTGGTCGACGGCGTCATCCGGGTGGTGGGCGGTGAGGAGGCCGACCGCGTCCGCTTCGACGAGGCCGCGGCCGCCGCCGGGCTCACGACCGATGCCGGCGCGCCGACCACGGTGCGGCTGCTCGGCGGGACGGAGCCCGGCTCGGGCGACGTCGTGGTGGCGCTGGACCGCCCGTACGCCCTGGGCGCCAGCGACGCGCCGGTGAAGATCGCGCTGTACGGGCGGACGCCCGGAGCGTTCCGGGCCTTGGCCGAGGTGCTGGCCGGCACGTCACCGGCCCGCGGCACCCTGCCGGTCCCCGTCGACGGCGCCGAGCAGCAGGGCTGCCCGGGCTGA